The proteins below are encoded in one region of Candidatus Thiodiazotropha sp. LNASS1:
- a CDS encoding VIT and VWA domain-containing protein, translated as MFTLIKQVKYLVVGISLLAAQSAFAAGLMTPKSGNLPQLEIRQHHVEVTIEDGYAVTSVEQVFYNPNDAELEAIYSFPVPEKASVGEFTYWIEGKPVTGEVLEKQRAKEVYQQERNQGREAALTEQDSYRTFDSYVYPVKPQQDVRIRLVYIQPAHLDSGIGRYVYPLEEGGVDEQRLAFWSYNDVVTEAFSFDLKLRSSYPIDDMRLPQHPQATASSLSPQEWSVSLHNGQAGSEQESTQTPSTVIHKLDRDIVVYWRHQQGLPGSVDMVTHKEPGKERGTFMLTVTPGDDLTSINEGRDWVFVLDLSGSMKGKYQSLVEGVRKGLANLSDRDRFKIVLFNNHARELTSGYVQATADNAQRFLNKLENTGPSGSTNLYAGLERGIKGLDSDRSSAIILVTDGVANVGITEKRDFLKLLERYDVRLFSFVMGNSANRPLLEGMTKISNGFSISVSNSDDIVGQLLLATDKLTHEALHDIDVKIRGVKVKDLTPSRIGSLYRGRQLILFGHYWGDGVADVTVSGKVSGQPAEYSSRFEFPGQSTRNPEIERLWAFATIEDLQNQIDYLGEDADSRQAIIDMAKEFSLVTDYTSMVVLREEQFQHYGVERRNQVRVAKEQAARQQRSTAPVVDNRVDKQQPMYSTPRAYPSSGSSGGGAFGPWLLLLLFPLWKASQRRRNAN; from the coding sequence ATGTTCACTCTAATAAAACAGGTTAAATACTTGGTTGTAGGTATCTCGCTGCTAGCCGCCCAAAGCGCATTCGCGGCAGGCTTGATGACCCCTAAATCCGGAAATCTCCCTCAACTGGAAATCAGGCAGCACCACGTTGAGGTCACCATCGAGGATGGTTACGCGGTGACCTCTGTCGAACAGGTTTTCTACAACCCCAACGACGCTGAACTCGAAGCCATTTACTCTTTTCCCGTACCGGAGAAGGCTTCCGTTGGAGAATTCACCTATTGGATTGAGGGCAAACCGGTTACAGGAGAGGTGCTGGAGAAACAACGTGCGAAGGAAGTCTATCAACAGGAGCGCAATCAAGGCAGGGAAGCTGCCCTGACAGAGCAAGACAGTTACCGTACGTTCGACAGTTACGTCTACCCGGTCAAGCCTCAGCAGGATGTCAGAATTCGACTTGTCTACATCCAGCCCGCGCACCTGGACAGTGGCATTGGACGCTATGTCTACCCCCTGGAAGAGGGCGGTGTGGATGAGCAACGTCTCGCTTTCTGGAGTTATAACGATGTTGTCACCGAAGCGTTCAGTTTCGATCTGAAGTTGCGTTCATCCTACCCCATCGATGACATGCGACTGCCTCAACATCCACAGGCAACGGCGAGTTCACTATCCCCTCAAGAGTGGTCTGTTTCTCTGCACAATGGTCAGGCCGGCTCGGAGCAGGAATCGACACAAACCCCATCCACCGTTATCCATAAATTGGACAGGGATATCGTCGTCTACTGGCGGCACCAACAGGGTCTGCCCGGCAGTGTCGACATGGTAACCCACAAAGAGCCTGGTAAAGAGCGCGGCACCTTTATGCTCACGGTAACCCCGGGTGACGACTTGACCTCCATCAACGAAGGTCGCGACTGGGTTTTCGTCCTTGACCTCTCCGGCTCCATGAAAGGCAAATATCAAAGCCTGGTGGAAGGGGTCCGCAAGGGACTGGCAAATCTCTCCGATCGGGATCGATTCAAAATAGTGCTGTTCAATAATCACGCCCGGGAACTCACCTCCGGTTATGTACAGGCAACTGCGGATAACGCTCAACGTTTTTTAAACAAGCTTGAGAACACCGGCCCATCGGGCAGCACCAATCTCTATGCCGGGTTGGAACGTGGTATCAAGGGGCTCGACTCCGATCGTTCAAGCGCCATCATTCTGGTCACTGATGGGGTCGCCAACGTGGGTATCACGGAGAAAAGGGATTTTCTTAAACTTCTGGAACGTTATGACGTGAGACTCTTCAGTTTCGTCATGGGCAACAGCGCCAACCGACCGCTACTGGAAGGGATGACTAAAATCTCCAACGGTTTTTCCATCAGCGTCTCGAATAGCGACGACATCGTCGGCCAGTTGTTGCTGGCCACAGACAAACTCACCCATGAAGCGTTGCACGATATCGATGTGAAGATACGGGGCGTGAAGGTCAAGGATCTAACCCCATCACGAATCGGTTCCCTGTATCGAGGCAGACAATTGATCCTGTTCGGTCACTATTGGGGTGACGGTGTCGCCGATGTCACCGTCAGCGGCAAGGTCTCAGGCCAACCTGCGGAGTATTCATCCAGGTTTGAATTTCCCGGCCAAAGCACACGCAATCCGGAAATTGAGCGTCTCTGGGCATTTGCCACGATAGAAGACCTGCAAAACCAGATCGACTACCTTGGGGAAGATGCCGACAGTCGTCAGGCAATCATCGATATGGCCAAAGAATTCAGCTTGGTCACTGACTATACCTCGATGGTGGTGTTACGCGAAGAGCAGTTCCAACACTATGGCGTCGAGCGACGCAATCAGGTGAGGGTTGCGAAAGAACAAGCAGCCCGGCAACAACGAAGCACAGCACCCGTCGTCGACAACAGAGTGGATAAACAGCAGCCCATGTACAGCACGCCTCGCGCCTATCCCTCTTCTGGAAGCAGTGGCGGTGGAGCCTTCGGGCCGTGGTTGTTGTTACTCCTGTTTCCGTTGTGGAAAGCCAGCCAACGTCGTCGTAACGCTAACTAA
- a CDS encoding SH3 domain-containing protein, with protein sequence MKIEDLLEPQALKSIRRIQEQMDSLRRATEPTRELRKQIEAISKASDLHMQSYQSSITRISEAWAKDVQPAIEAIRKLNQRLSPFDETIKQINRRMEPYSEALRQIRELSERVSIQLQPLAFADAYELVTERYTELSQSGVSQPAEALTNEIEEKIETAYEHPLSLEFYLNLLIALFIFILSQVSSIESEEDILSQINELQELVVSNTSVLNEAENEEIFYVVTNGVNLRKGPSTSHEILTVLHPNMKVRFLERESKWLRIECFDYLSETTREGWAHEDYLKMLKQ encoded by the coding sequence ATGAAGATCGAAGATCTACTTGAGCCCCAAGCATTGAAGTCGATTCGAAGAATTCAAGAGCAAATGGATAGTCTTCGTAGAGCTACGGAGCCAACAAGAGAGTTGCGGAAACAGATCGAAGCCATATCAAAAGCCTCTGATCTCCATATGCAGAGCTACCAGTCGTCGATCACAAGGATATCCGAAGCTTGGGCGAAAGATGTTCAGCCAGCCATTGAGGCAATTAGAAAACTCAACCAAAGGTTGTCACCATTCGATGAAACCATAAAGCAAATAAATCGGAGAATGGAGCCGTATTCAGAGGCTCTACGCCAGATAAGAGAACTTTCAGAACGAGTATCTATTCAACTTCAGCCGCTAGCATTCGCTGATGCCTACGAGCTGGTAACGGAAAGATATACTGAGCTTTCTCAATCCGGGGTGTCGCAACCCGCAGAAGCCCTAACTAACGAAATAGAAGAAAAAATTGAAACTGCTTACGAGCACCCACTTTCGTTAGAGTTCTATTTGAATCTACTCATTGCGCTATTCATATTCATTCTTTCGCAAGTTTCGTCAATCGAGTCCGAAGAGGACATACTCAGTCAAATTAACGAGTTGCAAGAACTCGTGGTTTCAAACACATCTGTACTAAACGAGGCGGAGAATGAAGAAATATTTTACGTGGTTACAAATGGGGTGAACTTAAGAAAAGGCCCAAGCACAAGCCATGAAATCTTGACTGTTCTCCATCCCAACATGAAAGTCAGATTTCTTGAACGGGAGAGTAAATGGCTAAGAATCGAATGTTTTGATTATTTATCAGAAACAACTAGGGAAGGCTGGGCGCATGAAGATTACCTGAAAATGCTCAAGCAATGA
- a CDS encoding NYN domain-containing protein has translation MDDTKQKIALFIDADNAPATKFEDVLSEVAKYGVVTIRKAYGNWKKPSIKAWEDLLHEYAIQPIQQYDLSKGKNASDIALVIDAMDVMYTKDIDVMCFVSSDCDFTPMVTRALAEGKVVLGFGERKTPAPFVNACSKFLFLDQEPANSGANKQKTKNIKSDTKLINLLRQAIEATEEDNGWAALGPVGAHISNKTSFDPRNYGYKNLSSLIKAIDLFELKRGPGNSYLVKDVRKKK, from the coding sequence ATGGATGATACAAAGCAAAAAATCGCTCTATTCATAGATGCTGACAATGCACCAGCGACTAAATTCGAAGATGTGCTTAGTGAAGTTGCAAAATACGGCGTGGTAACAATAAGAAAAGCCTATGGTAACTGGAAAAAACCATCCATCAAGGCATGGGAAGATCTTTTGCATGAATATGCTATTCAGCCAATACAGCAATATGACCTATCTAAAGGAAAAAACGCATCAGATATAGCGCTTGTTATTGACGCAATGGATGTAATGTACACGAAAGATATAGATGTAATGTGCTTTGTGTCATCTGATTGTGATTTTACACCTATGGTCACTCGTGCGTTAGCAGAAGGCAAGGTAGTACTGGGGTTTGGTGAGAGAAAAACACCAGCTCCTTTCGTAAACGCATGTTCCAAATTCTTGTTTCTGGATCAAGAGCCTGCGAACAGTGGCGCAAATAAGCAAAAAACCAAAAATATAAAATCTGACACAAAGTTAATAAATTTACTTCGTCAAGCTATTGAAGCAACTGAAGAGGATAATGGTTGGGCTGCTCTGGGACCTGTCGGCGCGCATATATCAAATAAAACTTCATTTGACCCCAGGAATTATGGTTACAAAAATTTGAGTAGTCTCATTAAGGCTATAGATTTATTTGAACTTAAACGGGGACCAGGTAATTCATACCTAGTTAAAGATGTGCGAAAGAAAAAATAA
- a CDS encoding response regulator transcription factor, which translates to MRRKVLIVEDEPDIAHLVQTHLNDIGCDADIAGNGAAAMNLFNKGGYHLVVLDLMLPDTDGLTLCRNMRAAGDYVAILMLTAKSTELDRVVGLEMGADDYLTKPFSVPELLARIKALFRRMEALPSGGTTSGKQEIIERGGLSLDVDKRSVKIDGKPVELTAKEFDLLLYFARNPGRVFSRIQLLDKVWGYNHDGYEHTVNSHINRLRSKIEADPAAPHYVLTVWGVGYKFSEEQE; encoded by the coding sequence ATGCGCCGTAAAGTACTTATCGTTGAAGACGAGCCCGATATCGCTCATCTGGTACAGACACACCTGAACGATATCGGTTGTGATGCCGACATCGCCGGCAATGGCGCCGCGGCGATGAATCTGTTCAACAAGGGCGGCTATCATCTGGTTGTTCTCGACCTGATGTTGCCCGACACGGATGGCCTCACCCTGTGCCGCAATATGCGAGCAGCGGGTGACTATGTGGCGATTCTGATGCTCACCGCAAAATCCACCGAGCTCGACCGTGTGGTGGGGCTCGAGATGGGGGCGGACGATTATCTCACCAAACCCTTCAGCGTTCCGGAATTGCTGGCGCGGATCAAGGCGCTGTTTCGCCGCATGGAGGCACTGCCGAGTGGCGGGACGACAAGCGGTAAACAGGAGATCATAGAGCGGGGCGGCCTGTCGTTGGATGTGGACAAGCGCAGTGTGAAGATCGACGGCAAGCCGGTGGAACTGACGGCAAAGGAGTTTGATCTGCTGCTCTATTTCGCGCGCAATCCGGGACGCGTATTCAGCCGTATTCAGCTGCTGGATAAGGTATGGGGGTACAATCACGACGGATATGAACATACCGTCAACTCCCATATCAACAGATTGCGCTCAAAGATCGAGGCGGATCCAGCCGCGCCGCATTATGTGCTCACTGTCTGGGGAGTAGGATACAAATTCAGCGAGGAACAGGAGTGA
- a CDS encoding IS91 family transposase produces the protein MAEAIDLQTLLKRHLPTYRQHHRLDLRRCQVLSHLMQCRTEAMGGVRLACDPCQAHQNHYYACRDRHCPHCQWQASRQWADKQLRAQLPVTYHHLVFTLPETLNGWIELYPQLITTLLFQTTWETLQAFAEDPKRLGGGLGMTAVLHTWGSTLTRHVHLHCLVPGGALSPQGEWKPSKSDYLFPVRALSRRFRGLMVSRLRACAQGGELTRISRPGEIDLILERLMGQDWVVYSKPCLRTEHVIDYLARYTHRTAVSNRRLLGLEQDQVGLRYKDYRDRRWKVMQLSVDVLIQRFLLHVLPKGLMRIRHYGFLANACRARQLPRILKAIAEAGLQAVVESETEKQVARWCFACPCCQRPMRVVAQLAPQWQRMEGG, from the coding sequence ATGGCTGAGGCCATCGACCTGCAAACCCTGCTCAAGCGCCACCTGCCCACCTACCGCCAACACCACCGTCTCGATCTGCGCCGCTGTCAGGTATTGTCACATCTGATGCAGTGCCGGACTGAAGCCATGGGTGGGGTACGCTTAGCCTGTGACCCTTGTCAGGCGCATCAAAACCACTACTATGCCTGTCGCGACCGTCACTGCCCGCACTGTCAGTGGCAAGCCTCGCGGCAGTGGGCGGACAAGCAGTTGCGTGCCCAATTGCCGGTAACCTATCATCACTTGGTGTTTACCCTGCCCGAGACCCTCAACGGTTGGATCGAACTGTATCCTCAGCTGATCACGACCTTGCTGTTTCAAACAACCTGGGAGACGCTACAGGCCTTCGCTGAAGACCCCAAGCGCTTGGGCGGGGGGTTGGGGATGACCGCGGTGTTGCACACCTGGGGCTCGACGTTGACACGCCATGTGCACCTGCACTGCCTGGTGCCGGGCGGCGCGCTGAGCCCGCAAGGCGAGTGGAAACCGAGCAAGAGCGATTATCTGTTTCCTGTGCGTGCGCTCTCAAGGCGCTTTCGCGGTCTGATGGTCAGCCGATTGCGGGCCTGTGCCCAAGGCGGGGAGCTCACACGCATCAGTCGTCCGGGCGAGATCGATCTCATCCTGGAGCGGTTGATGGGACAAGACTGGGTGGTCTACAGCAAGCCCTGTCTGCGCACCGAGCATGTCATCGACTATCTGGCCCGATACACCCACCGCACTGCCGTCAGCAACCGCCGACTCCTGGGCTTGGAGCAGGATCAGGTTGGCTTGCGCTACAAAGACTACCGGGACCGGCGCTGGAAGGTCATGCAGTTGTCTGTCGATGTGTTGATCCAGCGTTTTCTGCTGCATGTACTACCCAAGGGCCTGATGCGTATCCGCCATTACGGCTTCCTGGCCAATGCCTGCCGGGCCAGGCAGTTGCCCCGCATCCTTAAGGCGATCGCCGAGGCAGGCCTACAAGCGGTGGTTGAATCAGAAACAGAGAAGCAGGTGGCCCGTTGGTGTTTTGCCTGTCCCTGCTGTCAACGACCGATGCGTGTGGTCGCGCAACTAGCGCCGCAATGGCAACGCATGGAAGGCGGATGA
- the rrtA gene encoding rhombosortase codes for MKFPKLTVGTVLFTVILMAMPQFHGHFYFDLSPVMSGEWWRLLTGHLIHSDWEHWFWNTAALAVLGSYLEQQSKYLWFQGMLAGMISVNLLLLSDWSRITLYCGLSGVLNTLLAVALFHYWRETRSAWVIVAALVCMSKLMIELSSGTSLFTQLSWPPFPPAHLAGTMAGVILIISIKHFSPKTISCV; via the coding sequence ATGAAATTTCCCAAGCTTACGGTTGGTACCGTACTGTTTACCGTAATCCTGATGGCTATGCCTCAATTCCATGGACACTTCTATTTTGATCTGTCACCTGTCATGTCAGGAGAGTGGTGGCGGCTGCTGACCGGTCATCTGATCCATTCAGATTGGGAGCACTGGTTCTGGAATACCGCAGCACTTGCGGTTCTCGGGAGCTATCTGGAGCAACAGTCAAAATACCTGTGGTTTCAGGGTATGCTGGCAGGCATGATCAGCGTCAATCTTTTGCTCTTGTCCGATTGGTCCCGGATCACCCTATATTGTGGGCTTTCGGGTGTACTCAATACACTGCTGGCGGTTGCGCTCTTTCACTATTGGCGGGAAACCCGATCAGCTTGGGTCATCGTCGCAGCGCTGGTCTGTATGAGCAAATTGATGATTGAACTCTCGTCCGGAACCTCACTGTTTACCCAACTATCCTGGCCACCTTTCCCCCCCGCCCATCTTGCGGGAACAATGGCCGGAGTGATTCTGATCATAAGCATAAAGCACTTCTCCCCAAAGACTATTAGCTGTGTTTAG
- a CDS encoding ATP-binding protein — translation MFRTLYSRLSLALIGLFLVTGLLYALITAATTERYLQEITQHFNRDLAARIVADRGLVIDGEMDDQALKKTFSVFMDINPSIEIYLLDKVGKILAFSADPGKVKRKRVDLQPIQAFMRGEGFPLLGDDPRSHDRRKAFSVTPVPAGDMPAGYLYVVLRGEEYDNAEQAVQESYALRYSASAVAVSLGFGLLSGLLLFFWLTRRVQRLSQVMSSFQQSDFTRHEQFTKDDTGPGGDEVDRLGAAFDEMASRIIDQWGQLKEQDRLRRELVAQVSHDLRTPLAALHGYLETVNMKGEDLNEARRDEYLGIALNQSERLKRMVEELFELAQLEARDTKPVCEPMPLAELVQDVIQKFQLRARQAGVTLDWQIPETSPFVNADFALTERVLDNLIANALDHVEEGGKVTLQIAQQDQQAVVNVTDSGSGISEDDLPHIFDPFYKKRRTGKEGGHAGLGLAIAQRMVELQGGRITASNSEGGGACFSFTLPLVLSN, via the coding sequence ATGTTTCGAACCCTATACTCCCGGCTTTCCCTTGCGTTGATCGGTCTCTTCCTGGTGACCGGGCTGCTCTATGCGTTGATAACCGCCGCGACCACCGAGCGCTACCTGCAGGAGATCACCCAGCACTTCAACCGCGACCTTGCCGCGAGAATCGTGGCTGACCGGGGATTGGTGATCGATGGTGAAATGGATGACCAGGCGCTGAAAAAGACCTTCAGCGTCTTCATGGACATCAATCCCAGCATCGAGATCTACCTGCTCGACAAGGTGGGCAAGATCCTTGCGTTTTCCGCCGATCCCGGCAAGGTGAAACGCAAGCGGGTGGATCTGCAACCGATCCAGGCTTTCATGCGCGGGGAGGGATTTCCGCTCCTCGGCGATGACCCGCGCTCCCATGATCGCCGCAAGGCCTTTTCAGTGACCCCGGTGCCGGCCGGTGACATGCCTGCGGGTTACCTCTATGTGGTGTTGCGTGGGGAGGAGTACGACAACGCCGAGCAGGCGGTGCAGGAAAGCTATGCCCTGCGCTACAGTGCCAGTGCCGTGGCTGTCAGTCTGGGATTCGGGCTCCTCTCCGGTCTGCTGCTGTTTTTCTGGCTCACCCGGCGCGTACAACGCCTCTCCCAGGTGATGTCGTCGTTTCAGCAAAGCGACTTCACCCGGCACGAACAGTTCACGAAGGACGATACAGGCCCCGGCGGCGACGAAGTGGATCGACTGGGTGCCGCCTTCGATGAAATGGCAAGCCGAATTATCGATCAGTGGGGCCAGCTCAAAGAGCAGGACCGGCTGCGCCGGGAGCTGGTGGCCCAGGTCTCACACGATCTGCGCACCCCCCTCGCCGCGTTGCATGGCTACCTGGAGACGGTCAACATGAAGGGCGAGGATCTCAACGAAGCGCGCAGGGACGAATACCTGGGTATCGCCCTCAACCAGAGCGAACGGCTGAAGCGCATGGTGGAGGAGCTGTTCGAATTGGCCCAGCTCGAAGCCCGGGACACCAAGCCGGTCTGCGAACCGATGCCGCTGGCGGAACTGGTGCAGGATGTGATTCAGAAATTCCAACTCCGCGCCCGGCAGGCGGGGGTCACCCTGGACTGGCAGATCCCCGAAACCTCACCCTTCGTGAATGCCGATTTCGCCCTCACCGAACGGGTCCTCGATAACCTCATCGCCAATGCCCTGGATCATGTGGAGGAGGGTGGTAAGGTCACCCTGCAGATCGCCCAACAGGACCAGCAGGCAGTGGTGAATGTCACCGATAGCGGCAGTGGCATCAGCGAGGATGATCTACCCCATATTTTCGATCCCTTCTACAAAAAACGCCGCACAGGCAAAGAAGGTGGACATGCCGGATTAGGGCTGGCCATCGCACAGCGCATGGTTGAACTACAAGGTGGTCGCATAACCGCTTCCAACAGTGAAGGCGGTGGGGCTTGTTTTAGTTTTACCCTGCCACTAGTTCTGAGTAATTAA
- a CDS encoding DUF6602 domain-containing protein produces MDNDEQEYFKALAGQLVSDVSSAEQVYRFTRNKDVVGAFAESLVYQFVSKVVHPLRISSGTVISKDSYKAKKTTPQLDLIIWDPNPVPPIVAEERFALVPRNSVLGIIEVKKTDYNSGLVSINKKIDEVDECFPLNSINKLFLGVICAATKYDPNGENKLSEMIGNKRVVCLLDYRGDKPIPNSEGIYRLINFLGAVRIESIKRKAKFAVNYPGSEW; encoded by the coding sequence ATGGATAATGATGAACAAGAATATTTCAAAGCTCTTGCCGGACAGCTTGTTAGTGATGTTTCGTCTGCTGAGCAAGTTTACAGGTTCACTAGAAACAAGGATGTTGTTGGGGCTTTTGCAGAGTCATTAGTTTATCAATTTGTTAGTAAGGTAGTTCATCCTCTACGTATTTCATCCGGCACAGTGATTAGCAAAGATTCTTATAAGGCCAAAAAAACGACACCACAGCTTGATTTAATTATTTGGGATCCAAATCCAGTACCACCGATTGTTGCTGAAGAGCGGTTTGCTCTAGTACCGAGAAATTCTGTGCTGGGTATAATTGAGGTAAAGAAAACTGATTATAATAGTGGTCTAGTTAGTATTAACAAAAAAATTGATGAAGTTGATGAGTGTTTTCCTTTAAACAGTATAAATAAATTGTTTCTCGGTGTAATTTGCGCTGCAACTAAATATGATCCAAATGGAGAAAATAAGCTTTCAGAAATGATCGGCAATAAGCGAGTTGTTTGTTTGCTGGATTACAGAGGGGATAAACCGATTCCAAATTCAGAAGGCATATATAGATTGATTAATTTTTTGGGTGCAGTAAGAATTGAATCCATAAAAAGAAAAGCTAAATTTGCTGTTAATTACCCAGGTTCTGAATGGTAG
- a CDS encoding type II toxin-antitoxin system death-on-curing family toxin has protein sequence MMEHLAEPVQKEYDRWRDEIGEADPYSGSDTVGIQTVLRAHFLIADYFYKEGEGLGGIGPKSIEMLHSALYRQFVGYGGKQKWTSPYDKCATLMYGLVKDHAFHDANKRTAFLVSLYHLHKFGRCPCVGQQEYEDFTVEIAENKLGKYRRYKDFVKKKKEDPEVLFISDFLKRKSRNIDKRFYSVTYRELNNILHGYGFGLSNPKKNFIDIVRFDKKRKILGVLGKHETVETKLGQIGFPSWKTQVGKGAINTVRKVTDLLPEKGIDSETFFHGTDTMESLIDIYHAPLRRLADR, from the coding sequence ATGATGGAGCATTTAGCTGAACCGGTTCAAAAAGAATATGACCGCTGGAGAGATGAAATTGGTGAAGCTGATCCATACTCCGGTAGTGATACCGTAGGGATTCAAACGGTTTTGCGAGCCCATTTTTTGATTGCTGATTACTTTTATAAAGAAGGAGAAGGGCTTGGAGGTATTGGTCCAAAGAGTATTGAAATGCTTCATTCTGCTCTATATCGTCAATTTGTCGGGTATGGTGGCAAGCAGAAATGGACTAGCCCGTATGATAAATGCGCAACGCTAATGTATGGCCTCGTAAAAGATCATGCATTTCACGATGCCAATAAAAGGACTGCATTTTTAGTATCACTATATCATCTACATAAATTTGGCAGATGCCCATGCGTAGGCCAACAAGAATATGAAGATTTTACGGTAGAAATAGCTGAAAACAAGCTTGGAAAATATCGCAGATACAAAGATTTTGTCAAAAAGAAAAAAGAAGATCCGGAGGTTTTGTTTATCTCTGATTTTCTAAAGAGGAAGTCAAGGAATATTGATAAACGCTTTTACTCAGTAACCTATCGGGAATTGAATAATATTCTACATGGATATGGCTTTGGGCTGAGTAATCCAAAAAAGAATTTTATTGATATAGTAAGGTTCGATAAAAAGAGAAAAATACTTGGAGTATTAGGAAAACACGAAACAGTAGAAACTAAGCTTGGCCAAATAGGCTTTCCTAGTTGGAAAACACAGGTAGGTAAAGGTGCCATTAACACAGTCAGGAAAGTAACAGATCTGTTGCCAGAAAAAGGCATTGATTCCGAGACATTTTTCCATGGCACTGACACAATGGAGTCATTAATTGACATTTACCATGCCCCATTACGGAGGCTAGCAGATCGTTGA
- a CDS encoding HEAT repeat domain-containing protein, producing MELDKVSKRLSELAANKPNRYSVEEVDSALESKHEGIQVCAAKTLGAWGDEKSIEKLKNRLEKISKLPARWGAVSAMSKSLAPHLKQNDIDWVLSLYLNSSNPHNRFSLSVLLMSLPKIETLRKLELKLNQGGVDPKDVRYAKAIIQKSAI from the coding sequence ATGGAACTGGATAAAGTCAGTAAGAGGTTATCTGAACTCGCTGCAAATAAGCCTAATCGTTATTCTGTTGAGGAGGTTGATTCAGCGCTAGAATCTAAGCATGAAGGAATTCAGGTGTGTGCAGCAAAGACCTTAGGGGCTTGGGGTGACGAGAAATCTATAGAAAAACTGAAAAACAGACTTGAAAAGATTTCGAAACTACCCGCTCGCTGGGGCGCAGTATCTGCAATGTCAAAATCACTAGCGCCGCATCTTAAACAAAATGACATTGATTGGGTGTTGAGTTTATACCTAAATAGTTCGAATCCACATAACAGGTTTTCGTTAAGCGTACTTCTAATGTCTCTACCAAAAATAGAGACACTGAGAAAACTAGAATTGAAATTAAATCAAGGTGGTGTTGACCCAAAGGATGTCCGTTATGCGAAGGCTATTATTCAAAAATCTGCCATTTAA
- a CDS encoding tyrosine-type recombinase/integrase, producing MTQLREQMIDAMTVRGFSPRTHQSYLMAVKDLARYYQRPPDQLGEDELQAYFLYLVKERHLSDASCRLYRHAIRFFYLEVLQQASFDVKIQVPKRRQRIPELLQRSEIVRMLNACSNRKHHMLLLTCYGCGLRVSELVKLELRHIDGERGLLRIDQGKGGKDRYVGLSPTLLKHLRDYWHVEKPVRWLFPNEQHPDEALSISTPQKVFRRAKRQAGITKVGGIHSLRHAYATHQLQAGMAVQQLQYQLGHRSIQSTLRYVHWVFNDRQSDRRGADLIAALGLRDG from the coding sequence ATGACACAACTTCGCGAACAGATGATAGACGCCATGACCGTGCGTGGATTTTCGCCGCGTACCCACCAGAGCTATCTGATGGCGGTGAAGGATCTGGCCCGTTATTATCAGCGTCCCCCGGATCAACTCGGTGAGGATGAGTTGCAAGCTTACTTTCTGTATCTGGTCAAGGAACGGCACTTAAGCGATGCCAGTTGCCGGCTCTATCGCCATGCCATCCGTTTCTTCTATCTCGAAGTGCTCCAGCAAGCGTCGTTCGATGTGAAGATTCAGGTGCCCAAACGCAGGCAACGTATCCCGGAGTTACTCCAGCGATCGGAGATCGTACGCATGCTCAATGCCTGTTCCAACCGTAAGCACCATATGCTATTGCTGACCTGTTATGGCTGCGGCCTGCGGGTCAGTGAACTGGTCAAACTCGAGCTTCGGCATATCGATGGAGAACGCGGGTTGCTGCGCATCGATCAGGGCAAGGGTGGTAAGGACCGTTATGTGGGCTTGTCGCCGACGTTGCTCAAGCACCTGCGTGACTATTGGCACGTTGAGAAGCCTGTGCGCTGGCTGTTTCCCAATGAACAGCATCCCGATGAAGCGTTGTCGATCAGCACGCCGCAGAAGGTATTCCGACGGGCTAAGCGCCAGGCGGGCATCACCAAGGTGGGTGGCATCCACAGCTTGAGACACGCCTATGCTACCCATCAACTGCAGGCCGGCATGGCAGTGCAGCAGTTGCAGTATCAACTGGGCCACCGCAGCATCCAATCGACCTTGCGCTATGTACATTGGGTGTTCAATGATCGTCAGAGCGATCGCCGTGGCGCCGATTTGATTGCAGCGCTGGGGCTGCGCGATGGCTGA